From the genome of Bacilli bacterium:
CGCCAGCGTAAAATTGGTGACGGCTACACCGGATGGTGTGTACCGAAGCTCGGGATCTCTCGTCAATCTTCCGATCAGAATCACTCGGTTCAACACTTGATTTTCCCTCCCCGCATGGGATTACGCAACTTACGCCACGACGTCTTGGACGATAATGTGGCGGATAATTTCGTCGCTGATTTTCAGCAAGCGGTCCAGTTCTTTCACAACTTCCGGACCGGCCGTGAAATTTACAACCACGTAAATTCCATCCCGGAACTTCTTGATCTCATACGCAAGGCGGCGTTTGCCAAGCACTTCATTCTTCGTTACTTCGCCGTTTCCGCCGGTGATGATGCCTTGTACTTTCTCAACCGTCGCGTCGATTGCCTCCTGTTCGATATCGGAGCGAATAATGTACATGACTTCATATTTGCGCATCGAAAATTCACCTCCTTTTGGACTAAACGGCCCTCCTGACGGAGAGCAAGGAGCAAGCATGTTACTCGCACCATAATAATATAGCAAACCGGTGATACTTTTACAACCTTGCGCGACCACTCGGTTAAAATGTTACCAAAAAAGCGCCATCGAGGGTTGCCCTTAAAGGACGGTGAATTGGCTTTGCGGCCATTATCGGCCTTCCCGCGCTGAAGGTGTTACTTCTTAGGCGGCGCAACATCGAGGCCGATCCTTTGCTCGCGATATTCCTGCGGCGTCACGCCATAATGCTTTTTGAACACATGAATAAACGAATGGGCCCGCTGATACCCCACCATTTCCGCGATTTCATATATTTTGTGCGACGTGTGCGCGAGCAGGTAGCTGGCCATTTCCATCCGGTATTGATAAACAAAATCGCTCAGTTTTTGTCCGGTTTCCGATTTATATATTTTGGAAATGTAGACGGGATGCATATGCACGTGATCGGCAATAGCCTGCAGCGAAACATCCTTGGCGAGATTTTGCTCGACAAACTCCCGCACCTCGTGAATAATACGCTTTCTGGAATCCTTTGTTTCCTGATCCATATGGTCTTTCAGATGATTTAACACGCGCATGGACCATTTTTCCAGCTGTTCAAGGGAACGAAACGGGTATTCCTGAAACCAGTTGTCATTGGCCAAGCCGGTTACGGAAGACAAGGAAAGCCCGTTCTTGTGCGTAATATGGGCAAAGGCCGCGGAAATCGCGAAAAAAACCTCCAGCGGCAATTCGACGGACTGCGTTCCTTTTTCGCCCAGTTCTTTAAAGATCTGCTTCAATTTGCCGACAGAGTCGTCCCACCGTCCCGCCTCCAGCAACTGGGTGAGCGTCGGAAGCTCATACAAGCTGTTCAATGTTTGGATTTCAACCTGTTCCATCTCGTCGCTGACGGTCATGATCAATTCATGTTCATTGCCGATATGCTGCCGCATTGCCGAGATGCAACTGTTATACATTTTGACGATATCTCGCGGGAAAAAACCCTCTCTGCTAAGCGAGATGGATATATTCCCCTTCAAATAATTTTTTACGGCTGCTTGCAATTGGGTCGAAGCCCGCTGCAGCTCATGGCGAACGTTCAGATTTCCCCGGCCGCTGTCCGGATTGGGCGAAAGCAAGAACACCAAATAATCATGGGCGTCTTTGCAATGCCATACGAGAAAGTTCCCGCCAAAAATTTCCTCGGCAATATTGCCGATCGCATATTCGATTAAAGAACGATTATGAAAATCATAATCGGTAAAATCGTTATCCAGGCGAATCATCATCAGGGTGCACGTCTCGTTCAGGGAAAACCGGAGTTCCAACAACCGCAATTTTTCCCGCAGTGTCGTTTCCGCATACTGCCGCCCTTTAAGCAAGTCATCCAGCAAATTGCCCCGCAAAAGGGGGAGGTTCTCCCGCAACGTCTGTTCAATTCTCTGCTGGGATACCCGTTCTTCCCATTCCAAGCGCAAGTCGGCGATTACTTTTGCCACCACGTTCAAGAGATTTTCCACCGTGACCGGCTTTAAAATATAATCGTCCACCCCCTGTCTGATCGCTTCCTGGGCGTAGGCGAATTCCGCATGGCCCGACAGTAAAACGCATTTAATCGCTTTCCACCGTTTTCCGATTTCCCGAATCAGATCCAAACCGCTTATTCCCGGCATTTGAATATCGGTAATGACGATATCCATATGGTTGACGGACAGGATGTTCAACGCTTCTTCGCCGGAATACGCCGTATGCACGCCTTCGACGCCCATGCTCGGCCAGTCGATTGTGTTGGCCAGGCGGTCGACAACATGCGGTTCATCGTCTACAATCAGCAACTGGATCATGGCGAGATCACCATTCCGCTACCGAGCCGTCCGAATGCCGCCACACCGGATTTTTCCAGTTGTGGCCTCGCAAGGCTCGTTCTTTCACATATTCTTCATTGATCTCGACGCCGAGGCCGGGACCGTCGGGAATTTTCACATAACCGTCGACATAAGCAAAAACCGAGCGATCCAAAACATAATCCAGCAGATCATTGTCCTGATTGTAATGAATGCCTAAGCTTTGCTCTTGTATAAAAGCATTGTACGAAACGGCGTCAACTTGCAGACAAGCGGCCAGGGCGATCGGCCCAAGCGGGCAATGCGGCGCCAGGGCGACATCATAAGCTTCCGCCATCGCCGCGATTTTTCGCACTTCGGTGATTCCGCCGGCATGCGACAGATCGGGCTGAATAATATCGACCCAACCGCTTGCCAAAACGCGTTTGAAGTCCCAGCGCGAATACATGCGCTCGCCTGTCGCGATCGGGATGCCGGCTTGCCCGGCAATTTCCCGCAAGGCATCGTTTTGTTCGGGTAAAACCGGCTCCTCAATGAACATGGGGCGATAAGGCTTGAGTTCGCGCGCCAAAATTTTCGCCATCGGCTTATGCACGCGGCCGTGGAAATCCACGCCGATGCCGAGATCTTTTCCGACCTTTTCGCGAATGGCGGCAATTCTGGCTACGGCGCGATCAATTTTTTCGTAGCTGTCAATGATCTGCATCTCTTCCGTCGCGTTCATTTTCACCGCCGTAAACCCGGCCTCCGCCGCTTTTTGCGCAGCTTCTCCGACATCGCTCGGCCGGTCGCCGCCGATCCACGTATAAACGCGAATGCGATCGCGGCACGATCCGCCCAGCAGTTGATGCACCGGCGCTCCATGGTATTTGCCCTTAATATCCCACAAAGCCTGATCGATGCCGGCAATGGCGCTCATCAGGATTGGACCGCCCCGGTAGAAGCCGCCCCGGTACAGAACGTTCCAATGGTCTTCAATATTCAACGGGTTTTTGCCGACCAAATATTGCATCAATTCCGCTACAGCGGCGGCAACTGTAGCCGCTCTGCCCTCAATTACCGGCTCCCCCCAGCCGCAAATTCCTTCGTCGGTGCTTATTTTCAAAAACAGCCATCTTGGCGGCACCAAATATAAATCAAAGTCCGTTATTTTCACCGAAGTTGCCTCCTTGTGCTAGTTGCGGGCCCTAGTTGCGGGCTGCGGACGATTCCTCTTTGTCTTCGATTGAGTTGCGATCCGACTTTATTGTTCTTTTTTCCATCTTATGATGACTTTCAAACCATTGTTTGGCGAAAGCGCGAAATGAAGCCCCGATCCCTCGCCAAATTGGTGAATGAGCCGCTGCTGCACATTCCATAAACCGCAGCCTATTTCTTCGCCCTTTGTTTGCGCAATCCCGGCTTGAAGCGCTTGGATCTTCTCTTTTGTCATGCGGCCGCCGTTGTCCTCCACGCTGATTTGCACGAAATCGTCTTTGATTTCGCCGGATATGGCGATTAAGCCT
Proteins encoded in this window:
- the rpsF gene encoding 30S ribosomal protein S6, yielding MRKYEVMYIIRSDIEQEAIDATVEKVQGIITGGNGEVTKNEVLGKRRLAYEIKKFRDGIYVVVNFTAGPEVVKELDRLLKISDEIIRHIIVQDVVA
- a CDS encoding response regulator, with product MIQLLIVDDEPHVVDRLANTIDWPSMGVEGVHTAYSGEEALNILSVNHMDIVITDIQMPGISGLDLIREIGKRWKAIKCVLLSGHAEFAYAQEAIRQGVDDYILKPVTVENLLNVVAKVIADLRLEWEERVSQQRIEQTLRENLPLLRGNLLDDLLKGRQYAETTLREKLRLLELRFSLNETCTLMMIRLDNDFTDYDFHNRSLIEYAIGNIAEEIFGGNFLVWHCKDAHDYLVFLLSPNPDSGRGNLNVRHELQRASTQLQAAVKNYLKGNISISLSREGFFPRDIVKMYNSCISAMRQHIGNEHELIMTVSDEMEQVEIQTLNSLYELPTLTQLLEAGRWDDSVGKLKQIFKELGEKGTQSVELPLEVFFAISAAFAHITHKNGLSLSSVTGLANDNWFQEYPFRSLEQLEKWSMRVLNHLKDHMDQETKDSRKRIIHEVREFVEQNLAKDVSLQAIADHVHMHPVYISKIYKSETGQKLSDFVYQYRMEMASYLLAHTSHKIYEIAEMVGYQRAHSFIHVFKKHYGVTPQEYREQRIGLDVAPPKK
- the dgoD gene encoding galactonate dehydratase; the encoded protein is MKITDFDLYLVPPRWLFLKISTDEGICGWGEPVIEGRAATVAAAVAELMQYLVGKNPLNIEDHWNVLYRGGFYRGGPILMSAIAGIDQALWDIKGKYHGAPVHQLLGGSCRDRIRVYTWIGGDRPSDVGEAAQKAAEAGFTAVKMNATEEMQIIDSYEKIDRAVARIAAIREKVGKDLGIGVDFHGRVHKPMAKILARELKPYRPMFIEEPVLPEQNDALREIAGQAGIPIATGERMYSRWDFKRVLASGWVDIIQPDLSHAGGITEVRKIAAMAEAYDVALAPHCPLGPIALAACLQVDAVSYNAFIQEQSLGIHYNQDNDLLDYVLDRSVFAYVDGYVKIPDGPGLGVEINEEYVKERALRGHNWKNPVWRHSDGSVAEW